In Acanthopagrus latus isolate v.2019 chromosome 16, fAcaLat1.1, whole genome shotgun sequence, one DNA window encodes the following:
- the hivep2b gene encoding transcription factor HIVEP2 encodes MESLETTAGVKSSTEGQDRNVAQKKCTSEAAQTKRSPSVELEGKGWQQQLQDSQSRDTGGFKEMSDSGKSLQLEDQHSQIQSTSHQDYEVSSHSLQPTKQIPAGRQKAVGHLVSAQSPGPASHRKSTSSPEVQQQCSHSGMDQLSETVCKVEQKPQKPGKYVCDYCGRACAKPSVLKKHIRSHTGERPYPCVPCGFSFKTKSNLYKHRKSHAHSVKAGTVPLSELGSYNANTDQGSFEGEGELFSDAEQSTDTDEDTLNDPLLLLDSPVEGSDNTAVKVLNLIAQKKGATSMSAQDGSSQPQEINAPPAAAEASRAIQSCTIKQRLALRLSEKRSSDSDHNLSLPSQSSKGSTDSGYFSRSESTEHQTGPPNTNAKSYQEIMFGKCYRPSPKQTAAFVACSTDASEYTGRRTEKGVSRVFTQEKDTVESIRINTKSFTREEAKEPMLDAGSDLGPLIRSNSMPTSSAVCLTMPQALRGSHSFDERTSTGGMRRLRRQAAFELSAHDGHADTDSHGKMSESGTSPSGLEMENYPSMAANMSHQRHAMELATRKRRKEKREEEDLQGQYEVHHEQCEEMFDLNKDFDAKQAAAGIMALGKGHPSGMLAQMDRCDMDISVSLEMSGRKTLGNVISVIQHTNSLNRPHSELSDSYKYHGQRQESISSFQAMEASDSYEMERIDSRLRQSFQMGPKLVRQPNIQVPEIRVTVEPDSPEKAPEVQVKEPEKHVEEFQWPQRSETLAQFPPEKLPPKKKRLRLADIEHSSGESSFESACTSLSRSPSQDSNLSYSSTFSFDREESLKSVSPARQDEFGKPLELLAVPGSGHSLSVLNQRQQHEMRRSSSEQAPCNLRKEFPEVRSISFDYGSLSPTSKVRHVDISAGHSAVRERRRGNLVRQESLNMDAEVTQVPSQVFPQYLSSTSPPFTAVAVLPQTLPIFSAGNTFPQLSHPSLLVPVRIQTHVPSYGSITYTSVSQIFDNQYDSISSNSSTSQNQTSRLSGNVDSYTRPPSMQTISVEALDLSSAKLKTGIPLSLTSRTISTTNASSGGANKRMLSPASSLDLFMEVKQQKRVKEERMFGQIVEELSAVELGKSHLSEEKGHGSEMQGASTPHAQDDSCRSTFITLQQKASEATDHAFESAMDSSSLESSSPPYSVISASEVKEVGTEKRVQMDMVAQLVTSQDILISDAEHSKLLSQFPSLRTTTGVSWCYLNYTKPSCSHSNAPFFSVYATWCVSSHNPNPLELSTSSALALLRSKQRGDKVMYTVAAMCQPGTGKLVSSLILWRQTMEQLQRKPEPKVLDISYGKKVKDVSCRVKTAKEEWKEREAPTTQTVPTRIKIFEGGYKSNEDYVYVRGRGRGKYICEECGIRCKKPSMLKKHIRTHTDVRPYICRVCNFAFKTKGNLTKHMKSKAHMKKCLELGVSVSMDEAEIQEHVDDTQQESKTEVVVPTKHQFSDAEDSDGMDEDVDEIDEDDEEDDEYEGDSTPKLRSRSTSPQPVGITSLSVTATAAIHGYSLTSLPDADVRPQASVRRTGSDHRPVLATDQREKSVDEDSLTMLSPEQTSFLFDPYSSCLLSPGWESPIREPSPSRLRYPSPRRELSPRGRSSPRWDTSPLRPSSPGFTPIQHLSPASIERPMSPGTELAGKRESSVRGRQRVVLRAVSPRRGSHQHKGSGDKTRHQAKMEMAQQQAAFEMEMDQRSSLASSLPGAASSHHQNILSHLPLHSQQQAHSLLPVVPVGGLQMLHSPPSSSTDVTPSSAPSPQSSEGQRCSSREGSVHGLETGGEDIRGQSQPSSQEKSLDPGVRDSRQEESVQTCLKAIASLKITTEDPH; translated from the exons ATGGAGTCACTTGAAACTACTGCAGGGGTGAAAAGCTCCACTGAGGGTCAGGACAGAAATGTTGCCCAGAAAAAATGCACCTCAGAGGCAGCGCAGACTAAAAGGAGTCCGTCGGTCGAATTGGAAGGAAAGGGGTGGCAGCAGCAACTGCAAGAcagtcagagcagagacacGGGTGGTTTCAAAGAAATGTCTGACTCAGGGAAATCACTGCAATTAGAAGATCAGCACTCCCAAATCCAGTCAACAAGCCATCAAGACTACGAGGTGTCTTCACATTCACTACAGCCCACGAAACAGATTCCCGCTGGCAGACAGAAAGCTGTCGGTCACTTAGTCTCGGCACAGTCACCAGGACCCGCATCTCACAGGAAGTCCACCAGTTCACCCGAAGTCCAACAACAGTGCTCCCATTCAGGGATGGATCAGCTGTCAGAGACTGTGTGTAAGGTGGAGCAGAAACCACAAAAGCCTGGCAAGTATGTTTGTGATTATTGTGGCAGGGCATGTGCCAAACCGAGCgtgctgaagaaacacattcgCTCACACACCGGGGAGCGGCCCTACCCATGTGTCCCCTGCGGATTCTCCTTTAAAACCAAGAGTAAtttatacaaacacagaaagtcTCATGCTCACTCTGTCAAAGCTGGAACGGTGCCACTCTCAGAACTTGGTTCTTACAATGCCAACACAGACCAGGGGTCTTTTGAAGGGGAAGGAGAGTTATTCTCTGATGCTGAGCAAAGCACGGACACGGACGAGGACACTCTTAACgacccgctgctgctgctggactctcCAGTGGAGGGATCAGATAACACTGCTGTAAAAGTACTAAATCTCATTGCTCAGAAAAAGGGAGCCACGTCGATGTCAGCTCAGGATGGTTCATCCCAGCCCCAAGAAATCAATGCACCTCCCGCTGCTGCCGAGGCTAGCCGTGCAATCCAATCTTGCACGATCAAACAGAGGCTTGCACTTCGGCTGTCTGAAAAAAGGAGCAGCGACTCTGACCACAATCTGTCCCTCCCAAGTCAGTCGAGCAAGGGCAGCACGGACTCTGGCTACTTCTCGCGGTCCGAGAGCACCGAGCACCAGACCGGTCCTCCGAACACCAACGCCAAGTCCTATCAAGAAATTATGTTCGGGAAGTGCTACAGGCCGAGTCCGAAGCAGACAGCTGCTTTTGTGGCTTGCAGCACAGACGCGAGTGAGTACACTGGGAGGCGCACGGAGAAAGGTGTTTCTCGCGTGTTCACCCAGGAAAAAGACACGGTGGAGTCaatcagaataaacacaaagtcaTTCACAAGGGAGGAGGCAAAGGAACCCATGTTAGACGCTGGCTCTGATTTGGGGCCTCTGATCCGAAGCAACTCAATGCCAACGTCCTCAGCAGTGTGTCTGACTATGCCTCAGGCTCTCAGAGGCAGCCACTCGTTCGATGAGAGAACAAGCACCGGGGGCATGAGGAGGCTCAGGCGGCAAGCTGCTTTCGAACTCTCAGCACATGACGGCCACGCAGACACTGACAGCCATGGAAAGATGAGCGAGAGCGGCACATCACCCTCAGGATTGGAAATGGAAAATTACCCCTCCATGGCGGCTAATATGAGCCATCAGAGACACGCGATGGAACTGGCAACACGGAAGCGTCggaaagagaagagggaagaggaggatttGCAAGGTCAATACGAGGTCCATCATGAGCAGTGtgaggaaatgtttgatttgaataagGACTTTGATGCAAAACAAGCTGCGGCCGGAATCATGGCGTTGGGAAAAGGACATCCTTCAGGTATGCTCGCACAGATGGACAGGTGCGACATGGACATATCAGTGAGCCTTGAAATGTCTGGTCGAAAAACTCTGGGGAATGTAATTTCTGTCATCCAGCACACAAACTCATTAAACAGGCCTCACTCCGAACTGTCAGATTCATACAAGTATCACGGGCAGAGACAGGAAAGCATTTCCTCATTTCAAGCGATGGAGGCGAGTGATTCATATGAGATGGAACGGATTGATAGCAGGCTGAGGCAATCATTTCAAATGGGCCCCAAACTTGTGCGGCAGCCCAACATACAGGTCCCAGAAATCAGGGTGACGGTAGAGCCCGACAGTCCAGAGAAAGCTCCAGAGGTGCAGGTGAAGGAGCCAGAGAAGCACGTGGAGGAGTTTCAGTGGCCTCAGAGGAGTGAAACTTTAGCACAATTCCCTCCAGAAAAGCTCCCTCCAAAGAAGAAAAGGCTACGCTTAGCTGATATCGAGCACTCCTCTGGTGAATCTAGTTTTGAGTCTGCCTGCACCAGCCTCTCCCGCAGCCCGAGCCAAGACAGCAACTTATCTTACAGCTCCACCTTCTCTtttgacagagaggagagcttgAAGTCAGTCTCTCCGGCCAGGCAGGATGAATTTGGCAAACCGCTGGAGCTCCTAGCCGTGCCAGGCAGCGGGCACTCCCTCTCTGTGCTCAACCAGcgtcaacaacatgaaatgagACGCTCCTCCTCAGAGCAGGCGCCGTGTAACTTGCGCAAGGAGTTCCCAGAGGTACGCAGCATATCATTTGACTATGGCAGTCTTTCTCCCACATCCAAAGTTAGACACGTGGACATCAGCGCAGGCCACTCGGCtgtgagggagagaaggaggggaaactTGGTGCGACAGGAGTCGCTGAATATGGACGCTGAGGTAACACAAGTCCCGTCACAAGTGTTTCCGCAGTACCTCAGCAGCACCTCCCCTCCATTCACAGCAGTTGCCGTTCTGCCGCAGACTTTGCCAATTTTCTCTGCCGGGAATACATTTCCCCAGCTGTCACACCCGAGCCTGTTGGTTCCTGTAAGAATACAGACTCACGTGCCATCCTACGGCAGTATCACGTACACTTCAGTATCGCAGATTTTCGACAATCAGTACGACAGTATTAGCTCCAACTCATCCACCTCTCAGAATCAAACCTCGCGTCTGTCTGGAAATGTTGACTCTTATACCCGACCACCTTCCATGCAGACCATCAGTGTCGAAGCCCTCGATCTGTCGTCAGCTAAGCTCAAGACAggcatccctctctccctgacaTCCAGAACCATCTCGACCACTAACGCCTCCAGCGGCGGCGCCAACAAACGGATGCTCTCCCCGGCCAGCAGCCTGGACCTTTTCATGGAGGTCAAGCAGCAAAAACGTGTGAAAGAAGAGAGAATGTTTGGGCAGATCGTAGAGGAGCTGAGTGCTGTGGAGCTGGGGAAAAGTCATTTGAGTGAGGAGAAGGGGCACGGGTCAGAGATGCAGGGCGCATCCACACCTCATGCTCAGGATGACTCATGTAGGAGTACATTTATCACACTTCAGCAAAAAGCGTCCGAGGCCACCGACCACGCATTTGAGTCGGCTATGGATAGCAGCTCCCTGGAAAGCAGCTCTCCTCCCTACTCCGTGATATCAGCCAGCGAAGTGAAAGAAGTTGGCACGGAGAAACGAGTGCAGATGGATATGGTGGCACAGCTGGTTACCAGTCAAGACATCCTGATCTCAGACGCTGAGCATTCAAAGCTGTTATCTCAGTTTCCAAGTCTTCGCACGACGACAGGTGTGAGCTGGTGTTATCTCAACTACACCAAGCCGAGCTGCTCCCACAGCAACGCCCCCTTCTTCTCCGTGTACGCCACCTGGTGTGTGAGTTCCCACAACCCGAACCCTCTCGAACTGAGCACCAGCTCTGCTCTGGCTCTGCTGCGGTCCAAACAGAGGGGGGACAAGGTTATGTACACCGTGGCCGCCATGTGTCAGCCTGGCACCGGGAAACTGGTTTCATCCCTGATCCTGTGGAGGCAGACCATGGAGCAG ctgcagaggaaaccgGAGCCCAAAGTGTTGGACATCAGCTACGGGAAGAAGGTGAAAGACGtcagctgcagagtgaaaacGGCCAAGGAGGAgtggaaagagagggaggccCCCACAACCCAGACAGTGCCGACGCGTATTAAGATATTCGAGGGCGG GTACAAGTCCAACGAAGACTACGTGTACGTCAGAGGTCGAGGACGGGGGAAGTACATCTGTGAGGAGTGCGGTATTCGCTGCAAGAAGCCGAGCATGCTGAAGAAACACATCAGGACCCACACGGACGTGAGACCCTACATCTGCAGGGTCTGCAACTTCGCTTTCAAGACTAAAG GAAACCTGACTAAACATATGAAGTCAAAGGCACACATGAAGAAATGTCTTGAACTGGGAGTGTCAGTGTCGATGGACGAGGCGGAGATTCAGGAACATG tggacGACACCCAACAAGAGTCCAAGACAGAGGTGGTGGTCCCGACCAAACACCAGTTCTCGGATGCAGAGGATTCTGACGGCATGGACGAAGACGTCGACGAAATCGACGAGGACGATGAGGAGGACGACGAATACGAGGGCGACTCCACTCCAAAGTTGCGTTCGAGAAGCACGAGTCCTCAGCCGGTTGGAATTACATCTCTGTCAGTCACAGCCACCGCAGCTATCCACGGCTACTCCCTCACCTCTCTGCCCGACGCCGATGTCCGCCCGCAGGCCTCTGTCAGGCGGACGGGCTCGGATCATCGTCCCGTCCTTGCAACAGACCAACGAGAGAAGTCCGTGGATGAAGACTCTTTGACTATGTTGTCTCCAGAACAGACCAGCTTCCTGTTTGATCCCTATTCTTCTTGTCTGCTCTCTCCTGGTTGGGAGTCTCCCATCAGGGAGCCCTCCCCGTCACGGTTGCGTTACCCATCTCCGAGGCGAGAACTCTCCCCTCGAGGTCGGTCCTCTCCCAGGTGGGATACCTCCCCGCTGAGGCCCAGCTCGCCCGGCTTCACACCCATTCAGCACCTCTCCCCGGCCTCGATTGAACGACCCATGTCTCCTGGAACGGAGCTGGCCGGGAAGCGAGAGTCTTCGGTGCGAGGCCGGCAGAGGGTCGTGCTGAGGGCAGTCTCACCACGCAGAGGCTCTCACCAACACAAAGGCAGCGGTGATAAAACCAGACACCAGGCGAAGATGGAGATGGCTCAACAACAAGCAGCctttgaaatggaaatg GATCAAAGAAGCAGCTTGGCTTCCAGTCTGCCTGGTGCTGCCAGTTCTCATCACCAGAACATCCTCAGCCACCTCCCTCTTCACTCCCAGCAGCAGGCCCACAGTTTGCTCCCCGTGGTTCCTGTCGGAGGGCTCCAGATGTTGCACTCCCCGCCTTCCTCCAGCACTGATGTCACCCCCTCCTCGGCGCCAAGCCCCCAGAGCAGTGAGGGccagcgctgcagcagcagggagggatCTGTCCACGGGCTGGAGACCGGAGGAGAGGACATCAGAGGCCAGAGCCAGCCGTCCTCTCAGGAGAAAAGCCTCGACCCCGGCGTCAGggacagcagacaggaggagagcgtCCAGACCTGCCTGAAAGCCATCGCCTCGTTGAAGATCACCACGGAGGACCCTCACTGA